A genomic stretch from Vibrio algarum includes:
- a CDS encoding EAL domain-containing protein has translation MPHHNNSRFISMFDSAVEGLWIMDEDANVSFYNHTFYQQFELNLDNTHLDDWLALIHPLDKKEFTNQVDTHVEANLSHQRVMTQYRVRKKDGTFCWIEATGVMKQDESGSYMVGNHRDISEQKLLESYIRQLAYYDKASGLPNSDKLKQDILEATCNSILVHIHLDKIKSYINQYGEELIREMIERVISCMNAFQSHHCEFYRNSLDTFSVLIYSAISEQKLAEMCQQFVTDFRNMSRADGKLFAGEVYVGAYPCTDNTKPAEEVISWAAQTCEYAQRHEPAHWAICNPGVQKKVERFFFIESRIKGAIENGEISIRLQPIVCAKTYRPTSFEALARWELGDKGEIYPGEFIPVAERKGFIDPLGETVLKQACTFIKEYNSKWDSDISVNVNVSVLQLLDGNFPQRAAEIALNCGVSASNIMLELTESVLLEDKHQAMSQIRQLNAFGFNLAMDDFGSGHSSLTGFFRLPFKQLKIDREFALEASKAEEPFSYLKFLNDMNQHRGVAVTVEGIESKEMLSIFDSANVSSYQGFLFARPMKAFDALMLDVSWDLLNFE, from the coding sequence ATGCCGCACCATAATAATAGCCGTTTCATTAGTATGTTTGACTCAGCGGTTGAAGGTCTTTGGATTATGGATGAAGATGCTAATGTGTCTTTCTATAACCATACCTTCTATCAGCAGTTTGAATTGAATTTGGACAATACCCATCTCGATGATTGGCTTGCACTCATTCATCCGTTAGACAAAAAAGAATTTACCAACCAAGTGGATACTCATGTTGAAGCGAATCTATCGCATCAACGCGTAATGACTCAATATCGAGTGCGTAAAAAAGATGGTACGTTTTGTTGGATAGAAGCTACTGGTGTCATGAAGCAAGATGAATCAGGTAGTTATATGGTGGGAAACCATAGAGATATCTCGGAACAAAAGTTGTTAGAGTCTTATATTCGTCAACTTGCGTACTACGATAAAGCGTCAGGGCTACCCAATAGTGACAAACTGAAACAAGATATTTTAGAAGCCACGTGTAACAGCATTTTAGTACACATTCATTTAGATAAAATAAAGTCCTATATAAATCAATATGGTGAAGAGCTCATACGAGAAATGATTGAACGAGTTATCTCTTGCATGAACGCATTCCAAAGCCATCATTGCGAATTCTACAGAAATTCCTTAGACACTTTTTCAGTATTGATATATAGCGCAATTAGCGAGCAAAAATTAGCAGAAATGTGTCAGCAGTTTGTTACCGATTTTCGAAACATGTCGAGAGCAGACGGTAAACTTTTTGCTGGTGAAGTGTACGTGGGTGCTTATCCGTGTACAGACAACACTAAGCCCGCTGAAGAAGTGATCAGTTGGGCAGCACAGACATGCGAATATGCACAAAGACATGAGCCTGCTCACTGGGCTATCTGTAACCCAGGGGTACAGAAAAAAGTAGAACGTTTCTTCTTTATAGAAAGCCGGATAAAAGGGGCGATAGAAAACGGTGAAATTTCTATTCGTTTACAACCTATTGTTTGTGCTAAAACCTACCGACCAACCAGTTTTGAAGCATTAGCAAGGTGGGAACTTGGCGATAAGGGCGAAATATACCCTGGCGAGTTTATCCCAGTAGCAGAACGAAAAGGCTTTATAGATCCCCTTGGTGAAACCGTTCTGAAGCAAGCATGTACTTTTATCAAGGAATACAACAGCAAGTGGGATAGTGATATCAGTGTTAATGTTAACGTGTCGGTATTACAGCTGTTAGATGGCAACTTTCCTCAACGAGCAGCAGAGATAGCGTTAAATTGTGGCGTTTCGGCTTCTAATATCATGTTAGAGCTGACAGAGTCCGTGTTGCTTGAAGACAAACATCAAGCGATGAGCCAAATAAGGCAGTTGAATGCGTTTGGTTTTAATTTAGCTATGGATGATTTTGGATCAGGTCATAGCTCATTGACGGGCTTTTTCCGGTTGCCATTTAAGCAGCTTAAAATTGATAGAGAGTTTGCACTTGAAGCAAGTAAAGCGGAAGAGCCGTTTTCTTACCTTAAGTTTTTAAATGACATGAACCAGCATCGTGGTGTTGCCGTGACGGTAGAAGGTATTGAGTCTAAAGAGATGCTGAGTATTTTTGATTCAGCCAACGTTAGTTCTTATCAAGGCTTCTTGTTTGCAAGGCCTATGAAAGCCTTTGACGCATTAATGCTAGATGTATCTTGGGATTTACTTAATTTTGAATAA
- a CDS encoding methyl-accepting chemotaxis protein codes for MKKIPFKAKVLALLIAVIAVSVLTSFLSANYYISQYISQSDTKNIQSQLTLVKDKLVGDINNDVRLAKSSNFSIMEISSTLEATGFKNIVKLSYDLLFDRNGSIDQADDIEKYKSKIVTAGTEAVISDIYFENGVPHLSIAIPRGDSGGDLFIIDLTNTQTLLEASSVEGSYVELKDSTGNILFSNKVDGDLIPVVNNFNVGNKQWTLTGFIDKGFIQKNTDSLNGSITIALLIASAILIPLSIIALTIAFKPIVALRDVITDLANGSGDLTHRLKVETQDDLGKIADGINKFIENLQHMMLDVSSSSEKINEEISLLEGQADSSQNLLKAHTAEMEMAVTSINEMSSTADAVAESAATAAKQTQATNEEAEQSKVIVQQAVSSVTALVDEVEHTSQTIVSMNDDTAQIGQVLNVIGEIAEQTNLLALNAAIEAARAGEHGRGFAVVADEVRALAARTRQSTTEINEMLDKLSAGSEAVVSSMQSTKESCQQTAETTSQVMNSLDLMTDSVVEINDVTAQIATSAEEQSSVTEEINRNMVAIQQMIETLNSNGNETVSSTHQLNSSNQQLVSIVSKFKLS; via the coding sequence ATGAAAAAAATACCCTTTAAAGCGAAAGTGCTCGCGCTGCTCATCGCGGTTATTGCCGTGTCGGTTCTCACTTCTTTCTTAAGTGCTAACTACTATATAAGCCAGTATATATCTCAATCTGATACTAAAAATATTCAAAGCCAGTTAACCTTAGTGAAAGATAAACTTGTGGGTGACATCAATAATGATGTTCGACTCGCCAAGAGTTCAAATTTCAGCATAATGGAAATCTCATCGACGCTGGAAGCGACCGGATTCAAAAATATCGTCAAACTATCTTATGACTTATTATTTGATCGAAACGGTAGCATTGACCAGGCCGATGATATAGAAAAATACAAATCAAAAATTGTTACCGCAGGAACTGAAGCGGTCATTAGTGATATCTATTTTGAAAACGGTGTTCCTCATCTAAGTATTGCTATCCCTCGTGGTGACTCTGGTGGCGATTTATTCATCATTGATTTAACGAACACTCAAACCTTGTTGGAAGCCTCTTCGGTTGAAGGAAGCTACGTAGAATTGAAAGATTCCACCGGTAATATCTTGTTTTCGAACAAAGTCGATGGTGATTTAATTCCAGTAGTAAACAACTTTAATGTGGGTAACAAACAATGGACACTTACCGGGTTCATTGACAAGGGCTTCATACAAAAAAATACCGATAGCCTAAATGGTTCGATTACTATTGCTCTGCTTATCGCTTCCGCTATTTTAATTCCATTAAGTATTATCGCACTCACTATCGCCTTCAAACCCATCGTCGCTCTGCGAGATGTCATTACCGACCTTGCAAACGGCAGCGGTGATTTAACCCATCGATTAAAAGTAGAAACACAAGACGACTTAGGCAAAATCGCCGATGGTATCAATAAGTTTATTGAAAACCTTCAGCACATGATGCTCGATGTTTCCTCTTCAAGTGAAAAGATCAATGAAGAAATTTCTTTGCTAGAAGGCCAAGCCGATTCTAGTCAGAACCTGCTTAAAGCGCATACGGCAGAAATGGAAATGGCAGTTACGTCGATTAATGAAATGAGTTCAACCGCAGATGCAGTAGCAGAAAGCGCTGCCACAGCGGCAAAACAAACTCAAGCCACCAATGAAGAAGCTGAGCAATCTAAGGTTATTGTTCAACAGGCGGTAAGTAGTGTTACCGCATTAGTTGATGAGGTAGAACATACCTCACAAACGATTGTTTCTATGAATGACGATACAGCACAAATTGGCCAGGTATTGAATGTGATTGGTGAGATAGCTGAACAAACGAACCTGTTGGCGCTAAACGCAGCGATTGAAGCGGCGCGTGCTGGTGAGCATGGCCGAGGCTTCGCAGTGGTAGCCGATGAAGTCCGTGCACTTGCAGCACGAACCCGACAAAGCACAACAGAAATCAACGAAATGCTGGATAAACTGAGTGCAGGCTCAGAAGCCGTTGTCTCAAGTATGCAATCTACTAAAGAGAGTTGCCAACAGACTGCTGAAACCACGTCTCAAGTAATGAATTCGTTAGACCTAATGACTGACTCCGTTGTTGAAATCAATGATGTTACGGCACAAATAGCGACATCTGCTGAAGAACAGAGTTCAGTTACTGAAGAGATCAATAGAAATATGGTAGCGATTCAGCAGATGATAGAAACGCTAAACAGCAACGGTAATGAAACGGTGAGCAGTACCCATCAACTTAACAGCTCAAATCAGCAATTGGTTAGTATCGTGAGTAAATTTAAGCTTAGTTAA
- a CDS encoding efflux RND transporter permease subunit, translating into MNDRAENNRSQVSQWLKYSVNSPWLTLITCLVLILFASIGAKNLTFRGDYNIFFDKTNPQLMVFEDIQARFAKTDSLAVVISPDDGNVFTAKTLKLIRDFTDDAWQTPYSSRVDSLANYQHTEAIEDDLLVQDLVHDEFAFSPKEINKVKHIALSEPATLSSIVSTIGDVAVINITVQLPEIDKTAEVVEVHDFVTEIIKTYQNQYPGVTFYKAGVVELNHALMAAAQQDMMTLVPLMLLVVLVFLTLMLQSFFTVLATLLVIITSVLATLGLSGWFGMYMNIATVNIPTLVLTLAVADCVHIVATMRHHMLEGKEKSQAIIMSLKVNALPVIITSVTTSLGFLMMNMSDSPVLRNFGSLASLGVMIACVLALSLFPALLQLFPFTIESSKNDKGKPLLMDRLADFVITKRVVLLPVFIIIVLSSIALIPQNKISDDSVKYFHKSSEFRQAADFMKEHISGMGTISIAIDTGEEQGIVANEFLAVNEAFTGWLRLQPEVHHVASMTDTFKRLNKNMHGDDNAYYRLPENRELAAQYLLMYEMSLPYGLDLNNQINIDKSALKLQVTIDNLGSDELVNLENRIYQWFTKYTPSDSSYKVSASSPFVMFAHIGEANMRSMLLSLPISLLLISGLLVVALRSLKLGLLSMIPNMVPALIGFGFWALISGEINLGLSVVASLTLGIVVDDAVHFLTKYQSVRKKGRSAEESVRYAFHTVGKALMITTVVLVSGFLVLAMSSFRINSDMGQLCSIVIFLALLVDLFFLPCLLMLFDNKRITV; encoded by the coding sequence ATGAATGATAGGGCTGAAAACAACCGTTCTCAAGTAAGTCAATGGCTAAAGTACTCTGTTAATTCGCCGTGGTTAACGTTGATTACGTGCTTAGTTTTGATTCTCTTTGCAAGCATTGGAGCTAAAAACCTCACATTTAGAGGTGATTATAATATTTTTTTCGACAAGACCAATCCTCAGTTGATGGTGTTTGAAGATATTCAGGCGAGATTTGCTAAAACGGATAGTTTGGCAGTAGTTATCAGCCCTGATGATGGAAACGTTTTTACAGCAAAAACGCTGAAGCTTATTCGAGACTTTACAGATGACGCTTGGCAAACGCCTTATTCGAGCCGTGTCGACTCCTTAGCCAATTATCAGCATACGGAAGCTATTGAAGATGATCTTTTGGTTCAGGATCTTGTGCATGATGAATTCGCTTTTAGTCCCAAAGAAATAAATAAGGTAAAACATATCGCATTGAGTGAACCTGCTACTTTAAGTTCCATCGTTTCAACAATTGGTGACGTAGCTGTTATTAATATTACCGTGCAATTACCTGAAATAGACAAAACTGCAGAGGTAGTTGAAGTTCATGACTTTGTTACTGAAATAATTAAAACTTACCAAAACCAGTATCCGGGAGTGACATTTTACAAAGCGGGTGTTGTAGAGTTGAATCACGCGCTTATGGCAGCAGCTCAACAGGACATGATGACTTTAGTTCCTCTTATGTTGCTTGTTGTTTTGGTCTTTTTAACATTGATGCTGCAATCTTTTTTCACTGTGCTTGCCACTCTGCTGGTAATTATAACTTCAGTGTTAGCAACATTGGGGTTATCTGGTTGGTTTGGTATGTACATGAATATCGCGACCGTCAATATTCCTACGTTAGTGCTAACATTAGCAGTCGCTGATTGTGTTCATATTGTCGCGACGATGAGGCACCATATGTTGGAAGGCAAAGAGAAATCGCAAGCTATCATTATGAGCCTGAAAGTGAATGCTCTTCCAGTAATAATTACATCCGTAACGACTTCGCTTGGTTTCTTGATGATGAACATGTCAGATTCGCCAGTGCTAAGAAATTTCGGAAGCTTAGCCAGCCTCGGTGTGATGATCGCGTGTGTTTTGGCTCTTTCCCTCTTTCCTGCTCTTCTGCAATTGTTTCCATTCACGATTGAAAGCTCTAAAAATGATAAGGGTAAACCATTACTGATGGACCGATTAGCGGACTTCGTTATTACTAAGAGAGTTGTACTATTACCAGTATTTATTATTATTGTTCTTAGCTCTATAGCCTTAATACCGCAGAATAAAATTAGCGACGATTCAGTTAAGTATTTCCATAAATCCAGTGAGTTTCGTCAAGCAGCTGATTTTATGAAAGAGCATATAAGTGGTATGGGGACAATCAGTATTGCAATCGATACAGGCGAAGAACAAGGTATCGTTGCAAACGAGTTTTTGGCCGTCAATGAGGCGTTTACGGGATGGCTTAGGTTACAGCCTGAAGTTCATCATGTTGCTTCGATGACAGATACTTTCAAACGCTTAAATAAAAATATGCATGGTGATGATAATGCATATTACAGATTACCGGAAAATCGAGAACTTGCCGCTCAATATTTGTTGATGTATGAAATGTCTCTTCCCTATGGCCTAGATTTAAATAACCAAATTAACATCGATAAGTCGGCGTTGAAATTACAAGTGACAATAGATAACCTGGGCAGTGATGAACTTGTGAATTTGGAAAATCGTATCTACCAGTGGTTCACTAAATATACGCCTTCTGATTCTTCATACAAGGTATCTGCTTCTAGCCCATTTGTTATGTTCGCACACATTGGAGAAGCTAATATGCGCAGCATGCTACTATCACTACCCATCAGTCTTTTACTCATTTCCGGGTTACTAGTGGTTGCGCTGCGTTCTTTAAAATTAGGTTTATTGAGTATGATACCAAATATGGTCCCTGCGTTAATAGGATTTGGTTTTTGGGCATTAATTTCCGGTGAAATAAATCTTGGGTTATCTGTTGTAGCTTCACTTACCTTGGGGATCGTCGTAGACGATGCAGTCCACTTTTTGACAAAATATCAAAGTGTTAGAAAAAAGGGTAGATCAGCGGAAGAATCAGTGCGGTACGCATTCCATACTGTTGGAAAGGCGCTGATGATAACAACAGTAGTACTGGTTTCTGGCTTCTTAGTGCTGGCAATGTCTAGCTTCAGGATAAATTCTGATATGGGACAATTGTGCAGTATTGTGATTTTTTTGGCTTTGTTGGTGGATTTATTCTTCCTCCCTTGCTTACTAATGTTGTTCGATAACAAGAGGATTACCGTATGA
- a CDS encoding outer membrane lipoprotein-sorting protein, producing MSTSPFFSAFRFVKVKWNAFVILGVFCFVSTAAVGDPARGLEISKERKARESGWQDSTAAVEMILKNSSGDTSNRLMRMKSLEVEDDGDKGLTIFDEPRDVKGTAFLSHSHIEGADDQWLYLPALKRVKRISSRNKSGPFMGSEFAYEDLSSFELGKYEFNYIKDDSVDDIASFLIEQIPTDNKSGYTKQLVWLDKVEYRPMKIEYFDRKGTLLKTLTFTNYELYLEKYWRALKLEMVNHQTGKSTILNTQDITFRTGLKELEFNHNTLKRVK from the coding sequence ATGAGTACATCACCTTTTTTTAGTGCTTTTAGGTTCGTAAAAGTGAAGTGGAATGCTTTCGTTATTTTAGGTGTTTTCTGCTTTGTATCTACTGCAGCAGTAGGCGACCCGGCAAGGGGTTTAGAGATATCTAAGGAACGTAAAGCACGAGAAAGCGGTTGGCAGGACAGTACAGCTGCCGTCGAAATGATTTTAAAAAATTCAAGTGGAGATACCAGTAATCGATTGATGAGAATGAAATCTCTTGAAGTGGAAGACGACGGAGATAAAGGATTGACTATCTTTGACGAGCCGAGAGACGTCAAAGGAACCGCATTTCTAAGTCATTCCCATATTGAAGGCGCAGATGATCAATGGCTCTATTTGCCTGCATTAAAAAGAGTTAAACGAATTTCCTCTCGTAATAAATCTGGTCCGTTTATGGGGAGTGAGTTTGCATACGAAGATTTGAGTTCTTTTGAACTTGGAAAATATGAGTTCAATTATATTAAAGATGATTCAGTCGACGATATCGCGTCATTTCTTATTGAACAAATCCCTACAGATAATAAGTCTGGATACACTAAACAGTTAGTCTGGTTAGATAAAGTCGAATACAGGCCTATGAAGATCGAGTATTTCGATCGAAAAGGGACATTGCTAAAAACATTAACTTTTACCAATTACGAACTCTACTTAGAGAAATATTGGCGGGCGCTTAAACTTGAAATGGTCAACCATCAAACCGGAAAAAGTACAATTTTAAATACCCAGGACATTACATTTAGAACGGGTTTAAAGGAATTAGAGTTTAACCACAATACACTCAAACGGGTTAAGTAG
- a CDS encoding polysaccharide lyase domain-containing protein, whose amino-acid sequence MNRLGKTVRSYLVFCGLIVNIALGYAVFNFGKALTTFDSLPSVLTAIAGRLNHPYLQPVSDMMNSASLYLDDSVYHLKPFAREDWPMVGPNFSTSFRIPKDTITTVTVSTSAAFVKALKVAEPGTSILLEDGEYSLKGKRFAISKNTPSALHPITVAAKNPGRVTLLMNSSEGFYLNQPHWGFTGLRFIGSCKRHCEHAFHIVAKASNVKISHNEFINYNAAIKVNGLNGYYPDSGSVTFNHFYNRNPHNTSSSVTPINIDHANHWYVSSNIIRDFVKTGGNRVSYGAYIKGGAIEGIIENNLVACNTSATDYPGSRVGLSIGGGGMTKRRDNAKFEAKNVIIRNNIIFHCNDVGVYVNKGQEALIHNNTLYNTSGIDVRFPQTNALVLNNLFSGNLRIRDNATMVADYGNIILSRGYLRNSEPMGNIFKAPEIGNFSIKEDSIDLHTDATTYPNPNNDNVTDFCGKTLDKDERFVGAFSNSKGCFQP is encoded by the coding sequence ATGAATAGGCTAGGGAAAACCGTTCGAAGTTATCTTGTGTTTTGTGGCTTAATCGTCAATATCGCCTTAGGGTACGCCGTATTTAACTTTGGTAAAGCACTAACCACATTCGATTCACTCCCTTCAGTGTTAACCGCTATCGCGGGTCGTCTTAATCACCCTTATTTACAACCTGTTTCTGATATGATGAACTCGGCTAGTCTCTACTTAGATGACTCTGTCTATCACCTTAAACCATTTGCTCGAGAAGACTGGCCGATGGTTGGTCCCAACTTTAGTACAAGTTTCCGAATACCAAAGGACACTATTACAACGGTTACGGTGTCGACATCCGCAGCATTCGTAAAAGCACTAAAAGTTGCTGAGCCGGGGACATCAATCTTGCTTGAAGATGGTGAGTACAGCCTGAAAGGCAAACGGTTTGCTATTAGTAAAAATACACCATCAGCCCTTCACCCTATTACTGTGGCAGCCAAAAACCCCGGTCGAGTAACATTATTAATGAACTCTTCAGAAGGTTTTTATCTCAATCAGCCTCATTGGGGTTTTACTGGCCTGCGATTTATTGGCAGTTGTAAACGTCACTGCGAACATGCTTTTCACATTGTCGCTAAAGCAAGCAACGTCAAAATATCTCACAACGAATTCATCAACTACAATGCTGCTATTAAGGTAAATGGTTTAAATGGATATTACCCAGATTCTGGTTCTGTCACATTCAATCATTTTTACAATCGCAACCCACATAATACCTCTAGTTCAGTCACTCCTATTAACATTGACCACGCTAATCACTGGTATGTATCCAGTAACATTATTCGAGACTTCGTGAAGACAGGAGGAAACCGAGTTAGCTATGGTGCATATATCAAGGGAGGAGCAATCGAGGGAATCATTGAAAATAACCTAGTTGCTTGTAATACCAGTGCCACAGATTACCCTGGCTCTAGAGTCGGGCTATCTATTGGAGGAGGAGGAATGACGAAAAGGCGAGATAACGCTAAATTTGAAGCTAAAAACGTAATAATTCGCAACAATATTATCTTTCATTGTAATGACGTGGGTGTATACGTAAATAAAGGTCAAGAAGCTCTTATCCATAACAATACGCTTTATAATACATCCGGCATTGATGTCCGCTTTCCTCAAACCAACGCACTTGTATTAAACAACTTGTTTAGTGGTAACCTCAGGATAAGAGACAACGCAACCATGGTCGCCGACTACGGTAATATTATCCTATCTCGTGGGTACCTTCGAAACAGCGAACCAATGGGTAATATTTTTAAAGCACCAGAAATTGGTAACTTTTCGATTAAAGAAGATAGTATTGATCTTCATACGGATGCAACCACCTACCCCAATCCGAATAACGATAACGTAACTGATTTTTGCGGAAAAACGTTAGATAAAGATGAGCGATTTGTCGGTGCATTTAGTAACAGCAAAGGGTGTTTTCAACCATAG
- a CDS encoding nucleotidyltransferase domain-containing protein — protein MIKLADVLCEPSLLIALPLKAQSDIISEARYLNMLAQLKAVFEQANLWDSLSIHLKQHIDSAIPAFSKQQQHLMNEATMFSEILSPLDIKWVYLKGSAYHLAKFEEFQGRLMADIDILVSEDALSRVEKVLKEHGWVQTKLNDYDERFYREKSQEIPPLKHCERQTELDLHFNILPNTIKASPDPEILMAQTMSLDSGNSNAQILTPAAMVIHSSVHLFYESEFHKGLRDLYDLFLLFTRFSKDALFWDDLISLQQTLGNGDSQFYALRYCHLVFGLKIPKHVQQFYNQYEPNKAKLLLSDFAFMRIFVCTFPPHRRLGHQIAENILYIRGHLKRMPIHMLIPHLITKFFRQLSENKKTTKSQ, from the coding sequence GTGATCAAACTAGCTGATGTTTTATGTGAGCCTAGCCTCCTAATAGCACTCCCGTTGAAAGCACAATCAGATATAATTTCTGAGGCTAGATATTTAAATATGTTAGCACAGCTAAAAGCCGTGTTCGAGCAAGCTAATCTATGGGACAGTCTCTCCATTCACTTGAAGCAACATATTGACAGTGCTATACCCGCATTTTCAAAGCAACAGCAACATTTAATGAATGAAGCAACTATGTTTTCTGAAATATTGAGTCCATTGGATATTAAGTGGGTGTATTTAAAAGGTTCCGCTTATCATTTGGCTAAGTTTGAAGAATTTCAAGGCAGACTGATGGCTGACATCGATATTCTCGTTTCTGAAGATGCCCTGTCTCGAGTTGAAAAGGTATTAAAAGAACATGGTTGGGTGCAAACGAAACTCAACGATTACGACGAACGTTTCTATCGCGAAAAGTCACAAGAGATACCGCCTCTTAAACACTGCGAACGACAAACAGAGTTAGACCTCCACTTTAATATCTTACCCAACACAATTAAAGCATCCCCTGATCCTGAAATACTGATGGCTCAGACAATGAGTTTAGACTCTGGCAACTCCAATGCACAGATTCTAACACCTGCTGCAATGGTTATTCACAGCTCTGTCCATCTGTTTTATGAAAGTGAGTTTCACAAAGGCTTACGAGATCTCTACGATTTATTTCTGCTATTTACAAGATTTAGTAAAGATGCGCTGTTTTGGGACGATCTAATTTCGTTACAGCAGACGTTAGGGAATGGCGATTCGCAGTTTTATGCGCTTAGATATTGTCATTTAGTATTTGGTCTAAAGATACCAAAACATGTTCAACAGTTTTATAACCAGTACGAACCTAACAAAGCCAAGTTATTATTATCGGACTTTGCATTTATGCGCATTTTCGTCTGTACATTCCCGCCACACCGACGATTAGGTCACCAAATCGCAGAAAACATATTGTATATACGCGGCCATCTAAAAAGGATGCCGATTCATATGTTGATTCCACATTTGATTACCAAATTTTTTAGACAGTTATCAGAGAATAAAAAAACAACGAAGAGCCAATGA
- a CDS encoding HprK-related kinase A gives MLSKRKNHDLIVGPFRFSVTSNIRSVHDYLEHHYEHSIAEKSDNCFTDYHVALDHGPRYRRYYKPQASFKFNYSTPFKPLPLTQAHAMLEWGMNWVISSHANHFFIIHAAALEKDGKGIIITAASGSGKSTLCAYLVSQGWRLLSDELALISPKTMEMHGLARPINLKNQSIELMKPYYNSNCFSEIALDTHKGTICLLKPPQSSCLNAHVPVKPSHIIFVKYNEHEPCYVEPVEKSLALTEIIRNSFNFSLLNKRGFECARNLIKQTNAFYIEYNNFEACESAILNVMNKKATSDQTS, from the coding sequence GTGCTATCCAAAAGAAAAAATCATGATCTAATCGTAGGTCCTTTTCGCTTTTCTGTCACATCGAACATACGCTCGGTTCATGATTATCTTGAACATCACTATGAGCACAGTATCGCTGAAAAGTCGGATAACTGCTTTACAGATTATCACGTGGCATTAGATCATGGGCCTCGTTATCGACGCTACTACAAACCGCAAGCTAGTTTTAAGTTTAACTATTCTACCCCTTTTAAACCACTCCCTCTAACTCAAGCCCATGCAATGCTAGAGTGGGGGATGAACTGGGTAATATCTAGCCACGCAAATCACTTTTTTATCATCCATGCTGCAGCGCTTGAAAAAGATGGCAAAGGGATAATAATAACGGCAGCATCAGGTTCAGGGAAAAGTACGCTATGTGCCTACCTAGTCTCTCAGGGATGGCGACTGCTTTCCGATGAGCTAGCATTGATATCGCCTAAAACGATGGAAATGCATGGACTCGCTCGACCAATCAATTTGAAAAATCAATCTATTGAGTTAATGAAGCCTTATTACAACTCAAATTGTTTCAGCGAAATTGCATTAGACACACATAAAGGCACTATTTGTTTACTCAAGCCTCCGCAAAGCAGCTGCCTTAATGCACATGTACCCGTCAAACCTAGTCATATTATTTTTGTTAAATATAATGAACACGAGCCTTGTTACGTTGAGCCTGTAGAAAAAAGCCTTGCACTCACTGAAATTATTCGCAATAGTTTCAACTTTAGTTTGTTAAATAAACGCGGGTTTGAATGTGCTCGCAACTTAATTAAACAGACTAACGCATTCTATATTGAATATAATAACTTTGAGGCATGCGAATCTGCCATTCTTAACGTCATGAATAAAAAGGCAACGAGTGATCAAACTAGCTGA